TCGTAACAGTCTATCAGGCGGACCTCGATGGCCCCTTTCCCTACCTAGCTATGGAGTATGTGCCGGGGATTGATCTGCTCCGGTTGGTCCGGCAACAAGGCCCTGTGCCTGTGCTCGACGCGGTATATTACATCCGCCAGGCCGCGGAAGGATTGCAGCATGCCCACGAGCGTGGATTGATCCACCGGGACATCAAACCGAGCAATCTCATGGTCACTCCGGCACCCCTAGGTGCCCCGGAGTTGAAGGGACGCTTACCCCGTGTCAAAATTCTGGACATGGGTTTAGCACGAGTGGTAGCGCCGGATGGAACCGACTCCGAAGCCGGCATCTCTCAACCGGGGGTATTTCTGGGAACGCCTGACTATGTCTCCCCCGAGCAAGCTGAGGATGCTCAGCAGGCCGATATTCGGTCCGATATTTTCAGTTTGGGGGCGACTTTTTATTTCCTTCTCACAGGGAAAGTTCCTTATCCCGGTCGCACCTTAGTGGAGAAAGTCCGCAAAGCCTTAAGCGGTCCGCCCTCGCCACGCTCCCTACGTCCCGAGGTTCCTCCGGTCGTAGATGTGGTCGTGCGGAAAATGCTGGCCCCAGAACCACGCCGCCGGTACCAAACCCCCGCGGAATTGGCTGCCGCTTTAGACCGGATCTTGCGTGGAGAAAAGGTCCAGGTAGAAGAGACACCGGAGGTCTTCGCCGTTTCGCCTCTGCTTGCCGAAGTGGTGGCCCATAAGGGAGCCATCCGGGCCTTGGCCTTCCACCCGGATCGGAAAACGCTCCTGAGTGTCGGAGATGACGGTGCATTGACTTTCTGGGATTCGGTGACGCTGACAGCGCGGCAGACCTTCCAGGGTGATTTCGGGGTCGTGGAACAGATCGCTATCGCTCCCAACGGCCGGTGGGCCGCCACCTGTGCCATTCGCTTGACACCCGAAGAAATCGGAGTGCAGCTCTGGGATTTGCAAAGTGGTCAGGCACGCCGCCGTCTCCGAGGACCGACGGATAATGTCCTGTCGCTGGCTATTTCACCCGATGCAACAACAATCGCCGCTGGAACACATGATGGATTCCTCTGGGTTTGGTCCGTCGATCCCAAAGGACCGCAAACTTACTGCTTGCGCGGCCACGAAGGCCCAGTAACAGGGCTATGCTTTGTCGGGGTGGACTCGCTTCTCTCTGTAGGACATGACGGTACCTTACGCCAATGGGACCTCACGACAGGTCAACTCAAAGCGAGCAAAGCAATCGAAGCGGGTCCTCTGCGTGCTCTGGCCTTTGCCCGCAAACGCGTGGCCTTGGCGGGAGACCAACTGGTCCTGCGCCGTCCCGACAAAACTTTCATCCATCTTCCGGGACATACTCCTCCTGTTCTCAATGTCGTACTCAGCGATGATGGCAAGGTTCTCCTGAGTGCGGGACATGACGACACTGTGCGTGTATGGAGCACCGATGAAGGTACGGAAGCGGCATGTTACCCTGGCCACACCGGACCGGTGCGTGCGATTGCCCTTGCCCCTGATCGTTCTGCTGCCTTCAGTGGGGATGCCGCTGGGCGGCTTCGCCGTTGGCGCCTGCCTATCATCTAGCACCCCCAAGGGATGGACTTCACGTCGCTTCCATTTTTCCTTACTCAACCGCGCCCCGCAAATATCCCTGCACGAGGAGCCGTGATTACTCCAGCAGCCTTCCTTGAGAGAACGTTGACAGTTATCAGTTCTTGTTCCTGTTCTCGTTGATTATTACTGATAATGTATGCACAATTGCAGTTCGAATCTAATGTGATACCCTTGTGGGACAAAGGCTTTGATCAGTCCGGCCAGCTCCAGGGTTCTGCTCCAGCTCGACTCGCAAGTGCTGGCAAATAAGCCTCTGCCGTGTAAGGCAGGAACCGTACCGACCCGTCTGCTGCGGTAAAATTAGCTCCCCCGCTGTGCAAGCTCCAAAAGTGGAACATATGGCAAGGATTGTCGAGTTGATCTGCCCGAAAGTGGTAAGGTCCTGGTGGACAAGGGTAACGCATGCCTAACGCGTTCAACTCCCGGACCCCTAAGATCATCTCTGCGGACCCCGTTTTGTTCTGTCCCCATCCGCGATACCACCACCCAAAGCGAAAATCAAAAGAAGGCGGACGCTCCCCCACCAAGATCGTATTGTTCAAACCATCTCGAATGTCTCCAAAGCATAGTTGTAAGTCGCTAAAAAGAGTTCCATCTGGATTCAAATGATCTTGCCCGATCACACCTAAATAACTGGTAAAGGCGTATTGATAATTCCCCATGGTTACCGCCTGTTGAACGCGGGGATCACTGGGACAAACATAGACGCGAATGACTGTGGCCAAAATCGGCAGATGGGCAGGATGGCCATAAAAGTTGTCAGGATGAGGGTCGGTAGCAAAAGCTTGTTCAATCTGACGCCAGAGCGGCTCTTGTTCGATGTATGGTAGAATACGCCTTGTCCATCCCAGATAACGATAGCGATTACCGTCTACCCTCATACTATGACCAGAGGCGTATCCATGTGGGAGAAAAAGGTTGTGGGCTAATGATCAGGCCAGTACCGTCCCAGATAGCCAGTAAATCTGCTAGTGGTAGGCGTTGTTTTTCGAGTGGGGGGTCCACAATCCAAGCGTGATTGCCATCGACGCCTAGGAACAGCAGCCAATGCGCATAAGGACTACCGGGGCCAGGACGTTTGACGTGCAAGATCATCGGATGCTGAGAGGCACGCAAGCTCGAAATCGATAGACCCTCCATGGGGATGGCGTAAGCCCCATGATCTTCAACGAGCAGCTTGAGTTGCTCCATAGTACTACCTTCCCAGGAAGATATGTATTTCTGATCGAGAAATTTTTCAAAATCTACAGGAATATTATAGCTGTTGAGAGTGATATAAACACAATACAGACCGCAATATGGGCCGGAGGCCTGAGTCAAAAAGTTATCATCTGCCCTGGCTATTGTTGAGGGTGTGACTGCCAGTAACGTTACAGTTACGAAGCCAAGGAAGCTAGAAAAAGAGGTCTTACTTGGCAAAATATGTTTACTTTGGAAGGCAATTGCACGAGTATGTATACCAGCGGCGCCAGTCATGATCATAGGTCCTTGCACATTAGGTATTTCCTCGGCGACGGCGGTAGAGGATAGCAGCGAGGGTCAGGGTCAGGACAAGAAAGATGAGGATAACGACGAGTCCTCGGCTCCAAAGACTTCCTCCTTCAAAATGAGCACCCGTTAGTTTTTCCAGAACCCCCTGGGGAACCTTTTTGACGATTTGCCCATCACGCCAGATGTACTCAATACCCTCCAGTGTTTTCATAGAGTCGGTATCTTTGTCGTATCTGAAGATAGAGATAGGTGTATCATTTGGTATATCAATCTTGATGGGGATATTATGATTGAGACTGATATTTTCTATCTTATAGTGAGTTTCCTCAAGAACACGCTGTCCGTTATTATGATATCTTTCTAATTTACTGTGTATACTAGTAAATGTCAATTTTCCATCAACAATCTTGAATTCATCATAGTTAATCAACTCCGTCTCGTAGTTTAAGGAGGATTCGGGGTAGTCAGGATTGTCTTTCCATGACATCATGAATATGGGAGTATTAGGCTTATACCAGTGATGCTGCTTTGAAATACGATTAATACTTTTTATCAAATATCTATTATTATGCAATATTATGTTTATCTTATATTCTCCATAATTGTCGTTATGTAATATGTTTATATCCTTAATTTTCATATTGACATTCTGAATTATTTTGTCAATATGTTTATATATTACCTCGCAAAGTGAGTTCGTTTCATACAAGTTAGGTATATATCCATAGATACATGCATAGTTGCTTAACAATAAATTCTTTCTGAGTTCCCATGAAGAATATGTGGTGTTTTGTTCTTTATCTGTACCAGAAAATTCCGTTCTTTTTATGATCACTTTTTTATCATCTCCTAGTATCTCCACATGTTCTTTGAGATTAATCTTTTTCCCTTCAAAATATCTTTGACCAATTGTTTCCTCATTTATCTGATATCTTGGATACCTTACGTTTAAGGTACATCGACTGTGAGCCGTGGGAACATGGCGTTCTGGCCATCTTGGTGTATCAAAATACATCTTCGTAACTACAGAGTAGTGCGCATTTTTATAAATCTCAAATGGCTCACATATTATATTTAAAAAATTAGATTTTTCACTAGAATAAATATATGTATCATAATATTGGTATATATTAGTTTTTATAGATATTAGAATTGTTAATACCGACAAAATTATAAGTTTATACATATTATATTCCTCTAACTGCTAGGTGCATTGTTTACTAAGGAATAACTGGATTGCATTTCTCATAACTTAACCTATCTTGTCTTTTATGTTTGCATGTTCCCTTAGGAGACTGGCATGCAGATCCTCCATTCTCTGCATCGCATAGTAACGTTAACTTGATTCCTGGATTTGGTTTTGCACATGCTCTGTAGCTCAATGTACATGCTACTCCTTCTTTTGCTGGTTCACAAGGTGCCGTTACGAGGCCTGAAGTGTTACAATTGGGCAGAACTGGGACGGGATCTGCCTCGCTGCCGATAAGGCGTTTGAGGCACGGCTCACCGACCACCTTCGGGCCAGCATCGTACAAAGCTAACAGCACAACCCCACTCGCTAACACGATTTGACCAGCTTTGCTGAACATAGGCACTCCCCCTGGGCTGATGTGTAGTAGTATCTCTTTGGCCCCTTTTCCGTTTCCCCCTTACTTATTCGCCCCGTGCCCTGCTCCCCACCAATCTACAGAATCAGGGGGAATCAGGGGGAATCAGGGGAAATCAGGGGGAATCAGGGGGAATCAGGGGGAATCAGGGGGAATCAGGGACTTCCGCTACAACATACCAAATCGAATTGGAACCTGTCAATCCCAAAATGAAATTTTTTACGACTCTGTTGCACGTAGTGGTAGCTCGATAATCTCCCCAACAATCAGAGGATAGCACGATCGAAACATGGAATTTGAGTGAACGCTATGCGTGTGGGAGCGGTGTTCCGGTGATCGTGAATGGAGGCGAAATGAAGGGCGTGAGGGCCACACTGCGTGTTGACCACGTCGAGGGTATGGGAGAGGGCAATGGACCTTCGATTGTCATCGAATAGAGAGGGGGTTGTGCAATCGGCGGATCGCAGCTCCGTCAGGAGGACGCCGACGTGGAAAGGAGCGAACCCTTGAGGGCGTGCCTGCCAAAGCTGGTTGACAGCTCGGAGAATGGCGGGAGTATCCTGGGCATGTGGGATGCGGCAGGCCCAACTCCAGCGGCGGCGGCTGACGGGACGTTTTGAGTCCAGGAAAGTGAGATGGATGCTGACACAGCCTGCACAGTAGCCTTCCTTGCGAAGACGAGCGGCCGCTTTGTGGGTGAGACGCGTCAGGACGCCATAAGCGTCGCTGTCGTTGCGCAGGGGCGGTGGCAAAACGTGGGAGTGGCCCAGACTCCGGCGGGCCGTGGAGAGGTCTTCATCCTCACCCCCGTGGAGGAGGCGGTGCCAACGCTCGCCTATTTTTTTGCTTTTCCAGACGGCACTCAGTGTGGCAAGAGGAGCGGCACAAAGCTGGCGGACGGAGGTAATGCCGAACGAGTGCAAACGGCGCAGCATGCGCGGCCCGATACCGGGAAAATCCGTCAACTGCAGGGAGTGTAAGGCATGGGGCAGGTCGGCGGCGGTGAGCAGAGTCAAGCCATCGGGCTTGCGCATGTCAGCAGCTACTTTGGCCAGCAGCGTGTTGGGGGCGATACCAATCGAGCAAGTCAGACATTCGCCTACGCGAGTGCGGATGGCCTGCTTGATGGCGTTAGCTAGGGCAAGTGCCTGTTGAGGGGACCGTTCGTTGAGACCGAGAGAGCAAGTCATTTCGTCGATGGATAGCACTTTTTCTATGGGAAGCACCGTCTCGACAGCGTCTAGGATACGCTGATGAAAGAGGACATAGCGGCGGTGGCGTGCCAAGCGGAAAACCAGAGAAGGGCAAAGCTGCCGCGCTTGCCATACGGGAGTGCCCGTGCGGACACCATAGCGCTTGGCTTCATAACTGGCCGCGATGCAGCAGGTGGTGGGGGCATCGGTCGGAATGACGGCGACGGGCCGGCCCCGCAAGGTGGGATCGTCCTGTTGCTCGATGCTGGCGAAAAAGGCATTCATGTCAATGAAAAGCTTGCGGAGAGTCATGGCGATGGCCTTTCCAGTAGGATAATGGACTATAATCCACAATGAACTTATGACACTATGAACAACAGCACAATGTCGGTAGGCGTGACAGGGGGGCGGAGGGGTGCAGGAAGGTGAAATAGTAGCGGTTTGGTGAGTCATGCAGTTGTCTTGACTACGGATCATGCGGTCTCTAGATCAAGCAGGGAGAAGCCTCGATCAGGTCGAGGTTGTTTTTTACCGGGGCTTGTGAAAAGATTCACAAAGATAAGCCGAGGTAACCAGGGGATACGGTTGTGGTGATCCCAGTGCAGACACCGGCAGGCCTGGAACCGGCATTTGATCTGTCGGCTTACTATCCCATACTGCTGTATGCGGTGGTGGTGTTGCTTTTCGCTGCGGGGACATTAGCGGCCTCGCATTTGTTTCCCCTCAAGCCGCGCAAGCCCACCGGGATCAAGCGGATGCCTTACGAATCCGGCATGGATCCTGTAGGGACAGCCCGCTTGCAATTCGACGTCAAGTATGCCATGGTTGCCATCATGTTTGTGATCTTTGACGTCGAGTTGCTGTTCTTGTATCCCTGGGCCGTGGTGGCGTTCGGAGAGGAAAGCTCGGCTTCCTGGCGCGCGGCGTTTGGGTCAACGGCTCTGGCTGCCGTGGCAGTGTTTCTGGCGGTGCTGGCTTTGGCCTATTACTACGAATGGCGCAAGGGGGCTTTCACATGGCGCTGACAAGTTGGCTACCCGATGTCCTGGTGAGCCGGATCGATTATCTGGCCAGTTTATTGCGGAAACACAGTCTCTGGCCGATGCCATTTGCCACAGCATGTTGTGGTATCGAATTGATGGCCACGGCGAGCAGCCGTTATGACATCGCGCGGTTCGGCAGCGAAGCGATGCGGTTTTCTCCCCGACAATGTGATGTCATGATCGTGGCCGGACGGGTCGTGATGAAGATGGTCCCAGTCATGCAACGCATCTGGCTGCAAATGCCGGAACCGAAGTGGTGTATCAGCATGGGTGCCTGTGCCAGTTCGGGAGGAGTGTTCGACACCTATGCGACGGTTCAGGGGATTGATCGCTTTATCCCTGTGGATGTGTACATTCCGGGTTGTCCGCCACGGCCGGAACAGCTAATTCGAGCCATTCTCGATTTGCAGGAAAAGATTCAAAAAACAGGTACCATTGATGGGCGGGAGTTCACCCACCGCGAAAGCTATGAGGGACCGACGGCCTTGGCATGCGAGTTGGCAGCAGAAAAGACTATTGTAGCTCCGGGAGACTATCGAACGGCTAGCCGATTGCGAGTGCCACTGAACTGAATGGATACTACAGTCCCCTGAGGCATGCCGGCAGGCAGACACCGCTAGTTTGTATTCTCCGGAGAGACGATCACAGGAGCCACCGCCGTGCCTGTCAATTTCGATGCCTTGCGACACCGTTTCGGGGAGGTATTTACCACCAGTCAGTTCCGGGACAATCGCCGATTGATCCTTCCTGCTGTCCATGCGCCGCACGTGTTGCTTCCGTTGCTCCAGTGTTTGAAAGAAGAGTATGGCTTCGACATGCTCGCCGAGTTGGGGGGGATTGACTATTTGGGTTATCCCCAAGCGCAAGACCGCTACGCCGTTGTTTATGGTTTGACAAATACGCAGACAGGTGAACGTTTGTTTGTAAAAGCCTATGCCAATGATCCCCAACCGGAATTGCCCTCTGTGACAGGATTGTGGCGTGGTGCTAATTGGCTGGAACGTGAAGTGTATGACATGTATGGGATTCGCTTTATTGGGCATCCGGATCTGCGTCGGATCCTGATGCCGGATGGATTTGAAGATCATCCGCTGCGCAAGGACTATCCGCTTCGAGGTTATGGAGAACGGCACAACTTTTCACCCGTGAGTCGGGCCGAGAGTTGAAACGCGCTCTTCAGACCTTCGATTCCAAGCAGCCACAGTTCTGAGTGGGGAATACGACGATGCCATTGACCGCTATAACTCCAGCCGATGAAGACCTAATCGGTGCGGATCGCGAGTATTTGTACACTCTCAATTTCGGGCCGCAGCACCCTGCGACCCACACCACATTACGCCTAATACTGACCTTGGATGGAGAGACGGTCGTTAAAGCTGTGCCAGATATCGGTTACCTCCATTCTGGATTCGAGAAGCTTGGTGAAGACCTGGATTATAATCAATATATCACCATTGTCGATAGAATGAATTATATATCTCCAGTAGCGAATGAAATTGCTTGGCATCATACAGTGGAAAAACTTCTCGGCATCGAAATTACTCCCCGCTGCAAGTATATTCGGACAATATTGGCGGAGTTGGCGCGGATATCGGATCATTTGTTATGTATTGGAGCTGCCGCTTTGGATCTTGGTGCCCTCACAGCCTTTCTGTATGCATTCAATCAACGTGAGGCGATTTACAATATTATTGAGACGGCCAGCGGCCAGCGCTTCCATCCGAGCTTCACGCGTGTGGGTGGATTGGCCGCGGATGTCGGCGACGAATGGATTGCCCAAGTTCGACAGTTTGTTCGTACATTCCCTAAGGCTCACGCTGACATTAGTCGGTTGCTGAACCGCAATCGCATTTTTCTGGATCGCACCCGTGGCATCGGAGTGCTCACGAAAGAAGAGGCTATCAACTTCAGTTGTTCTGGTCCGGTGGCGCGTGCTTCTGGAGTTGTGCGAGATTTACGCAAAGACGAACCATACCTGGCATATGATGAGCTTAATGGTTCTTTCAAAGTTATTTGTGCTAAGGAAG
The Thermogemmata fonticola genome window above contains:
- a CDS encoding WD40 repeat domain-containing serine/threonine protein kinase translates to MTTPASLTCPYCGYRWEHPGARPVTPEDWRAACPSCRMANESTRQPPEEARQPASGTGVVPSQLVPGQVVAGFEILEEINRGGMGVIYKARQLAMNRLVALKAINAAKLHQPTVRARFELEVKAAALLNHVNIVTVYQADLDGPFPYLAMEYVPGIDLLRLVRQQGPVPVLDAVYYIRQAAEGLQHAHERGLIHRDIKPSNLMVTPAPLGAPELKGRLPRVKILDMGLARVVAPDGTDSEAGISQPGVFLGTPDYVSPEQAEDAQQADIRSDIFSLGATFYFLLTGKVPYPGRTLVEKVRKALSGPPSPRSLRPEVPPVVDVVVRKMLAPEPRRRYQTPAELAAALDRILRGEKVQVEETPEVFAVSPLLAEVVAHKGAIRALAFHPDRKTLLSVGDDGALTFWDSVTLTARQTFQGDFGVVEQIAIAPNGRWAATCAIRLTPEEIGVQLWDLQSGQARRRLRGPTDNVLSLAISPDATTIAAGTHDGFLWVWSVDPKGPQTYCLRGHEGPVTGLCFVGVDSLLSVGHDGTLRQWDLTTGQLKASKAIEAGPLRALAFARKRVALAGDQLVLRRPDKTFIHLPGHTPPVLNVVLSDDGKVLLSAGHDDTVRVWSTDEGTEAACYPGHTGPVRAIALAPDRSAAFSGDAAGRLRRWRLPII
- a CDS encoding DUF1559 family PulG-like putative transporter, whose translation is MRVDGNRYRYLGWTRRILPYIEQEPLWRQIEQAFATDPHPDNFYGHPAHLPILATVIRVYVCPSDPRVQQAVTMGNYQYAFTSYLGVIGQDHLNPDGTLFSDLQLCFGDIRDGLNNTILVGERPPSFDFRFGWWYRGWGQNKTGSAEMILGVRELNALGMRYPCPPGPYHFRADQLDNPCHMFHFWSLHSGGANFTAADGSVRFLPYTAEAYLPALASRAGAEPWSWPD
- a CDS encoding cysteine peptidase family C39 domain-containing protein, translating into MTGAAGIHTRAIAFQSKHILPSKTSFSSFLGFVTVTLLAVTPSTIARADDNFLTQASGPYCGLYCVYITLNSYNIPVDFEKFLDQKYISSWEGSTMEQLKLLVEDHGAYAIPMEGLSISSLRASQHPMILHVKRPGPGSPYAHWLLFLGVDGNHAWIVDPPLEKQRLPLADLLAIWDGTGLIISPQPFSPTWIRLWS
- a CDS encoding DNA polymerase Y family protein; the encoded protein is MTLRKLFIDMNAFFASIEQQDDPTLRGRPVAVIPTDAPTTCCIAASYEAKRYGVRTGTPVWQARQLCPSLVFRLARHRRYVLFHQRILDAVETVLPIEKVLSIDEMTCSLGLNERSPQQALALANAIKQAIRTRVGECLTCSIGIAPNTLLAKVAADMRKPDGLTLLTAADLPHALHSLQLTDFPGIGPRMLRRLHSFGITSVRQLCAAPLATLSAVWKSKKIGERWHRLLHGGEDEDLSTARRSLGHSHVLPPPLRNDSDAYGVLTRLTHKAAARLRKEGYCAGCVSIHLTFLDSKRPVSRRRWSWACRIPHAQDTPAILRAVNQLWQARPQGFAPFHVGVLLTELRSADCTTPSLFDDNRRSIALSHTLDVVNTQCGPHALHFASIHDHRNTAPTRIAFTQIPCFDRAIL
- a CDS encoding NADH-quinone oxidoreductase subunit A, which gives rise to MVIPVQTPAGLEPAFDLSAYYPILLYAVVVLLFAAGTLAASHLFPLKPRKPTGIKRMPYESGMDPVGTARLQFDVKYAMVAIMFVIFDVELLFLYPWAVVAFGEESSASWRAAFGSTALAAVAVFLAVLALAYYYEWRKGAFTWR
- a CDS encoding NADH-quinone oxidoreductase subunit B; the encoded protein is MALTSWLPDVLVSRIDYLASLLRKHSLWPMPFATACCGIELMATASSRYDIARFGSEAMRFSPRQCDVMIVAGRVVMKMVPVMQRIWLQMPEPKWCISMGACASSGGVFDTYATVQGIDRFIPVDVYIPGCPPRPEQLIRAILDLQEKIQKTGTIDGREFTHRESYEGPTALACELAAEKTIVAPGDYRTASRLRVPLN
- a CDS encoding NADH-quinone oxidoreductase subunit C, with translation MPVNFDALRHRFGEVFTTSQFRDNRRLILPAVHAPHVLLPLLQCLKEEYGFDMLAELGGIDYLGYPQAQDRYAVVYGLTNTQTGERLFVKAYANDPQPELPSVTGLWRGANWLEREVYDMYGIRFIGHPDLRRILMPDGFEDHPLRKDYPLRGYGERHNFSPVSRAES
- the nuoD gene encoding NADH dehydrogenase (quinone) subunit D — encoded protein: MPLTAITPADEDLIGADREYLYTLNFGPQHPATHTTLRLILTLDGETVVKAVPDIGYLHSGFEKLGEDLDYNQYITIVDRMNYISPVANEIAWHHTVEKLLGIEITPRCKYIRTILAELARISDHLLCIGAAALDLGALTAFLYAFNQREAIYNIIETASGQRFHPSFTRVGGLAADVGDEWIAQVRQFVRTFPKAHADISRLLNRNRIFLDRTRGIGVLTKEEAINFSCSGPVARASGVVRDLRKDEPYLAYDELNGSFKVICAKEGDCYARYLVRMEEMIESLHIIEAAIENMPSGPVNVDVNEKMTIPDKTAVYRSIEGLIQHFELFMWNRRWETPVEEVYGANETANGELGFYIVADGSGRPWRARTRPPSFIHFAIFPHLIEGHLISDVPAVLGSLNIIAAELDR